A stretch of the Tolypothrix sp. NIES-4075 genome encodes the following:
- a CDS encoding O-antigen ligase family protein, producing the protein MLNNQGSRRGLRLMLLISFAGAAAGIVAGFAAGAQPFYLGVALFAVAWVIYFFAKFEQAVLVLLILRSSLDIFSGIQLPAAFAIGVDILTLLYVVVMLLTGQHVRTDKFWWLFASWMMLQSLWIVLLLLGALGMDASFLPNAIRDWLRYFSWVIIYLLVMQLKGRIHPEKLISTLLLALVAPITVALMQMFLPASILPALLTAQGKAGSNVSGTLGFPNGLGIFLGMFIALVWWKVSISKQRLPWLLLLGLISFIFVSTGYFTGLIAVFILILCINADKITPVRLIGAAIFCFIILSLFGSTEFGQQRLTEIYQTPLLNPDIDVSRAIILSYGDSNSFNWRIAHWYYLLQAWAKFPILGYGLGTSPELGIRNLQTGGGYAAHNDYIRVLVEQGIVGLVIFVLFLIVQGIHLVRLLQRSPEKSPQRSLCLILIALLISNSVSMLSNNIMDATTFFLYWWVLVAIAGWEKEKWQVHQSTI; encoded by the coding sequence ATGCTGAATAATCAAGGTTCAAGACGTGGTTTGCGTCTTATGCTATTGATTAGCTTCGCAGGTGCAGCAGCTGGTATAGTTGCAGGCTTCGCGGCAGGTGCTCAACCCTTTTATCTGGGTGTAGCCTTGTTCGCTGTTGCCTGGGTAATCTACTTCTTTGCCAAGTTTGAGCAAGCCGTATTGGTTCTATTAATACTGCGTAGCTCTCTGGATATTTTCTCTGGTATACAGTTACCAGCGGCTTTTGCTATTGGTGTTGATATTCTCACCTTGCTCTACGTAGTTGTAATGCTCTTGACAGGGCAGCATGTACGTACAGATAAATTTTGGTGGTTATTTGCTAGCTGGATGATGCTTCAGAGTTTGTGGATCGTACTTTTGCTACTGGGTGCTTTGGGAATGGACGCATCATTTTTACCAAATGCGATCCGAGATTGGCTGCGTTACTTTTCTTGGGTGATAATCTACTTGTTGGTGATGCAGCTAAAAGGCCGTATCCACCCAGAAAAATTAATTTCTACATTGCTGCTGGCTCTAGTTGCACCAATTACTGTTGCACTCATGCAGATGTTTCTACCAGCTTCAATTCTACCAGCTTTGCTAACAGCGCAAGGAAAAGCAGGAAGTAATGTCTCAGGAACTCTAGGTTTCCCTAATGGTTTGGGCATTTTTTTGGGCATGTTTATTGCTTTAGTTTGGTGGAAAGTAAGCATCTCTAAACAACGTTTGCCTTGGTTATTACTGTTAGGGTTGATTTCTTTTATTTTCGTAAGTACTGGCTATTTTACCGGGTTGATTGCAGTATTCATTCTTATTTTATGTATCAATGCTGACAAAATCACCCCAGTTCGATTAATTGGAGCCGCAATTTTTTGTTTTATTATCTTGTCTTTATTTGGTAGTACCGAATTTGGGCAACAACGTCTCACAGAAATTTATCAAACCCCCCTATTAAATCCAGACATTGATGTATCACGAGCAATTATATTGTCCTACGGAGATAGTAATAGCTTTAATTGGCGAATCGCTCATTGGTATTATTTACTGCAAGCTTGGGCAAAATTCCCCATACTTGGCTACGGTTTAGGCACAAGTCCAGAACTGGGTATTCGTAACTTACAAACAGGAGGTGGTTATGCGGCTCATAACGACTATATCCGAGTTCTTGTTGAACAGGGAATTGTCGGTTTAGTTATCTTTGTGTTGTTTCTGATCGTTCAGGGTATACATCTTGTGCGGTTACTGCAACGCTCACCAGAAAAAAGTCCTCAGCGAAGTTTGTGTTTAATTCTGATAGCGCTATTGATTTCTAATAGTGTGAGTATGCTTTCCAACAATATTATGGATGCTACCACCTTTTTTCTCTATTGGTGGGTTCTTGTAGCGATCGCTGGCTGGGAAAAGGAAAAATGGCAAGTTCATCAATCCACCATTTAG
- a CDS encoding acyltransferase family protein — protein MSGSGVKKRLVGIDLFRGISAYAVALIHAGSLMLYSGIPTNNVTAALVEMSRFAVPFFLALSFYLMTKKLYTSNQQHSLVSIFKSRSERLLVPYFYWSIIYFSVRLVKSLSTSENLSKLFQDPVLLIFLGGASIHLYFLPLLFTGSFLIVFAEFLVKKRISLRMLFVLFLASLFIYELQIVSGNGFDFFAKFGVNCLEVTNSCSVAFQQFTQLIFPSGNKNQILRIGLVVIAWLLKCLPYILLAMIINHPYIRTKIENLDINKAVILLIFMAGLSALNLMNIDKIIYFPQSIYELGTAFCLLLSGIALSTRFSNNRYIENLGICSFGIYLIHYLVLMIYVSLMGKIPDELLRISPISIMLTLTSITFITSWLITSMSMRIKPISKLLFRV, from the coding sequence ATGTCAGGAAGTGGAGTTAAAAAAAGATTAGTTGGGATTGACTTATTTCGAGGCATTTCCGCTTATGCTGTGGCGTTAATTCACGCAGGTTCATTGATGCTTTATTCAGGTATACCTACAAATAACGTCACAGCAGCACTCGTGGAGATGAGCAGATTTGCCGTCCCCTTTTTTTTAGCTTTATCTTTCTATTTAATGACAAAAAAACTATATACAAGCAATCAACAACATTCTTTAGTTTCAATTTTTAAATCAAGGTCTGAGCGACTGCTAGTACCATATTTTTACTGGAGTATTATCTATTTTTCTGTACGATTAGTTAAATCTCTAAGTACATCGGAAAATTTAAGTAAATTATTTCAAGACCCGGTACTGCTAATTTTTCTCGGTGGTGCATCAATTCATCTTTATTTTTTGCCGCTTTTATTCACGGGTAGTTTTTTAATCGTATTTGCAGAGTTTTTAGTCAAAAAGCGCATTAGTCTGAGAATGCTATTTGTGTTATTTCTTGCCAGTCTTTTTATATACGAACTACAGATAGTGTCGGGAAACGGCTTTGATTTTTTTGCTAAATTTGGTGTCAACTGCTTAGAAGTTACTAATTCTTGCTCAGTTGCATTTCAACAATTCACCCAGTTGATATTTCCCAGCGGTAATAAGAATCAAATACTTAGAATTGGTTTAGTAGTAATAGCGTGGTTGTTAAAATGTTTGCCATACATTTTACTAGCGATGATTATCAATCATCCATATATAAGAACAAAAATAGAAAATTTGGATATAAATAAAGCAGTTATTTTATTAATTTTCATGGCTGGTTTATCTGCTCTGAATTTAATGAATATAGATAAAATAATATATTTCCCTCAATCTATATATGAATTAGGAACTGCTTTTTGTTTACTACTAAGTGGTATTGCTCTTTCAACTAGATTTTCAAATAATCGTTATATTGAAAATTTAGGTATTTGTTCTTTCGGCATATATCTCATCCATTATTTAGTACTGATGATTTATGTCAGCTTGATGGGCAAAATTCCCGATGAGCTTTTGAGGATATCACCGATCAGTATTATGTTGACACTCACGAGTATAACCTTCATTACTAGTTGGTTAATAACATCTATGTCTATGAGAATAAAACCGATTTCAAAACTTTTATTTCGCGTTTAG
- a CDS encoding acyltransferase family protein: MNVNASFKKNLSESLYLIRGVAIALVVIGHVIGYNRDYGMRQMYNSDLSFLGWLCDLINTFHMPIFFIASGVAFAVFSNKNTTFKKFVISKFEKLIIPLICWAPIYLVFQSLSKGKQFNLLDIIKATVFPYEIFWFIHALIFATLLSFICFKYFQSNLVYFSVSILLFILGFGYWNLFYAFGVFIASYLDDIRLYLEKLPLNLIFFIFIGGITTMVLTKYFIAVSNIENSRIINGPIAFLSMYLITNSREKILLPKQLEHLRLGVATSFVYLGAASMIIYLFHGYFTRGTILLIAKFLGLPNPILYFIVVSFMGIVGPIILYKLLLSKSKIFMYSIGGAK; this comes from the coding sequence ATGAATGTCAATGCTAGTTTTAAGAAGAATTTATCTGAAAGCTTATATTTAATTAGAGGAGTTGCGATCGCTCTTGTCGTCATAGGTCATGTCATTGGCTATAACCGCGACTACGGTATGCGGCAAATGTACAATTCAGACCTCTCCTTTCTCGGATGGTTATGTGATTTGATTAATACTTTTCACATGCCAATATTCTTTATTGCTTCTGGTGTAGCTTTTGCTGTCTTTAGTAATAAAAATACCACTTTCAAAAAATTTGTCATTTCTAAGTTTGAAAAATTAATAATCCCCTTAATTTGCTGGGCACCCATTTATTTGGTTTTTCAATCTTTGTCCAAAGGTAAGCAGTTTAATTTGTTGGATATCATCAAAGCAACAGTATTTCCATACGAAATTTTTTGGTTTATTCACGCTTTAATTTTCGCTACTTTGTTATCTTTTATTTGTTTTAAATATTTCCAATCCAATTTAGTATACTTTTCAGTATCGATTCTTTTATTTATTCTGGGTTTTGGTTATTGGAATCTTTTCTATGCTTTTGGTGTATTTATAGCCTCTTACTTAGATGACATTCGTTTATATTTAGAAAAATTACCATTAAATTTGATATTTTTCATATTTATTGGTGGTATAACTACAATGGTTTTGACCAAGTATTTTATAGCAGTTAGTAATATTGAAAACTCTAGAATTATTAATGGACCAATAGCTTTTTTATCTATGTATTTGATAACAAATTCACGAGAAAAAATACTTTTACCTAAGCAGCTTGAACATTTACGCCTGGGAGTTGCAACCTCTTTTGTGTACTTGGGAGCCGCAAGTATGATTATTTACCTCTTTCATGGATATTTTACCCGTGGCACAATACTTTTGATCGCTAAATTTTTGGGTTTACCAAATCCAATTTTATATTTTATCGTCGTAAGTTTTATGGGAATTGTTGGACCGATTATACTTTATAAATTATTGCTAAGTAAAAGCAAAATATTTATGTATTCAATTGGCGGTGCTAAGTAA